The nucleotide sequence ATAGAAGGTCGTGCCGTCCATTACAGCAGCTGCCGCGATCTTTTCCAGGCCGTCCTCGGGTACACCGGCCTGGCTAAGCTTGATCGGCAGGCCCGAGGAAGCGGCGAGCTTGTCTTGCAGCTCGCGCACCGCGTCGATCGCCTTGCGCGCGGCCGAAATCTCGTCCAGGCCATGGGTGTCCAGCCGCATCACCTGCGCCAGATCGCTCATCTGTTTGGGCACTTCCTCGAGGTTGTACTCCATACCGTAGGGCAGCAGGATCGCGTTGGCCACGCCGTGGGGCACGCCGTAGAGGCCGCCGGTGGCATGGGCCATCGAGTGCACGACTCCGACCATCGAGTGGCTGAAAGCCGCGCCGGCAAAGGTCGCGGCGACCAATACCTTGCTGCGCGCTTCGAGGTTGTCGCCCTGGCTGACCGCGATCGGCAGAAACTCCATCAGCATCCGAACCGCCTGCGAGGCGAAGGCGTCGGAGGCCGGATTCTTCTGCAGACCCCAGAAGGCCTCCATCGCGTGGGTCAGCGCATCCATGCCCGTGGCCGCCGTAAGCTGCGCGGGCAGGCTCAGCGTCATCTCCGGATCGAGCACCGCCAGATTGGGAAGCATGTGCTTGTCCACGAAGCTGTTCTTGGTGTGGGTCTCCTCGTCGAGGATCACGGCCACCATCGTCACTTCCGAGCCGGTTCCCGCGGTGGTCGGAATCACGATCAGCGGCCGTAGCGGCTCGGTCAACGTTTGTGCGCCGGAGTAGTCGTTCAACAGGTCGCCGCCGTTGGTGAACAGGATGTTCGCGGCCTTGGCCGAGTCGATCACGCTGCCGCCGCCGATCGCCAGAATCGAGTCGGCCCGCGCGTCGCGCGCCTGATCGCAGATCTGCTTGACGATCTTGATCTCGCTGTTGGGCGGAACCTGATCGAACACACCGGCGATCTCTAAGCCGCCGCTTGTGATCCCGTCCAGCACCGGCTGGACCAAACCGACCTTCTTATAGAGAATTTCATCGGTGACAACGAATGGTCTCTTAATTTTTAAATCGCTGATTTCCGCGCTGAAATCCTTGGCCAGACCAGGTCCGTATACAATCCTGGTGGGATGCCAAAACTCAAAAAAATCCGGCAGCATAACCGATGTCCTTTCGTTTTATTGCCCTAGATTGCGAGCAATTTGATAGCACGCACATCCGGGTGTGTCAATCCAGAGTCACCGCGTTGTGATTTCCGTCTTGACCGCAATCTGACGCTGTCAGCAAGTGAGCTGCAATGATACACCACGCCGCCTGGAGTCGAAAGCGTAAGGCATCGCTTGATCGCTGCTGCGGCCGCGGATACAATCGGCCGCCATGAGTTCAGAAGTAAAGTTCAACGCCAAGTCGCGGCAGGCATCACGTCGGCTGCTGGTACTGCTGGAGACCGTAGAGGACTTCGAGCAGAACCTCGACCTCTACGTGCAGGACGGCGGGCAGATCGACGAGGATTTCCTGCCGACACTCGACCGCCTGCGGCAGCTGATTACCGAGGATTCCACAGAACTCGCCGGGGTGCTGTGCGAGGTCAGCGAGCCGTTTCAGGAGGGGCTGCTCGAATGGGCGGTCGCCTACAAGCGCGCCGACATGCTCGAGGCCTGGCTTTCGCACGCCGACCGCTCGATGGCCAAGGTAATCAAACGGCTGGCGCACACGCTCAAGACCCAGGGGATCCAGATCGAGGATCGGCGCGAGCGGCGCTCGTTGAAGATCGAGCCGGAGAAGCTCGAGGCGCCGCCCTCGCTGGTCAGCGCCACCGACAGTCAGGGCGAGCACGTTGTCTGGCTGGCGCGCGAAAATCCGCGCGGCGTGCGCACGCTGCAGGCGATCCTCTCTCCACAGCGCGGCGTGGCCAATTTCGACATGTACGAGGTCTCGCGCAGCGAGTACCGCAAGATGATCCGCGAGATCACTGTGGGCGACGAGTTCTTCATCACCGAGGCGCCCACCGCATACGCGTTGTACCTGCTGCGGCGTTACGTCGACATAGGGCAGCCGCCGGATCGTTTCATCACCTCGCTGACGATGATCTCATCGGGCATCGAGCCTCCGGCCGACGACCCGCTGCTCTCGACGCTCCCCGCGCCTACCGACGCAATCGCCGCGGAGGTGATGCGAACCAGCGACCGCTTGCACGATCTGGAGCCGTTCAAGCATTTCGTGCCCGACCGCAGCGCTGTGATGGATCTGGAACACAAGCTGTACAACCTGGAGCACAGCGAGCTGATGGTCGACGAGCAACAGCGCCGCGAACAGATCGGTATCACCCTCAACAAGGCGATCGACGACTTCTTTAAGAGTTCGGCCGTGATCCAGCGGATTCGCGACATGGCCGCACTGTTGCACCTGATGGGCCGTCCCGAGCAACGCAACTTGGCGCGGGCCACGGCCGAGCTGCTGGAAAGCGGCGAGTGTTTGCCGCACACGGTTCCGTTCGCATTGCGCACGTTCAGCAAGATCTTCACGCGCTGGCCCCTCGACGCCCCGGAAGAGACCGAACCCGAAGCGGGCTCCGAGTCCGGCGGGCTGATCGTGGCCGGACGATGATTCGATGAGAGTCGCGCTGGTCCATCCGCCGGAGTCGGTCCAGAGCATCGGCTCCGAGATCGTTCAGCACCCGATCAACATCGCCAGCATCGCCGCCTACATCCGCCGCGAAAACGACGCCGAGGTCGAGCTGTGGGACTACGCCGTGCTCGACCACCCCAGCGAGGACTTCCGCGAACGGATGCGCCGCTTCAAGCCGCAGATCGTCGGCTTCTCGTGCATGACCCCGTTGATCGTTCAGGGGGCGGAGTTGGCACGGATCGCAAAGCAGGAAGACCCCGAGGTGTTGGTCGTGGTCGGCGGGCCCCACGTTTCGGCGATCCCCGAGCACACCCTGGAGCAATACGAGAGTTTCGACATCAGCGCCATCGGCGAGGGCGAACAGACGATGTCCGAGATCATCCACGCGCTGGAGCACGGACTGCCGCTGGAGAACATCGCCTCCACCGCAGTGCGCATTGACGGCGCCATCCGGCGCAACGAGCTGCGTGATCTGATCCACGATCTGGACGACCTGCCCTACCCGGCCCGCGACCTGATCGACCTCGAGCTGTACAAGGGCTCGAGCTCGCCGGGCCTGGACAGCTCGTTGCAGCGAATCACCGAACTGTTCACCTCCCGCGGATGCCCGATGAATTGCATCTTTTGCGCCAGCGCAGTGACGCACCGCAACAAAGTGCGTTTCCGCTCGGCCGAACATGTACTTGGTGAAGTGCGACAGTGCGTCGAGCAGTACGGCATCCAGCATTTCACCATCGACGACGACACCTTTACCTACGGCCACAAGCGGCTGACCGCGATCTGCGATGGGTTGCGCGAACTGGGCGTAAGCTGGGATTGTGACAGCCGCGTGGATTCGGTCAATCCCGAGGTGCTCAAGATGATGGCCGACTCGGGCTGCAAAAAGATCGCCTTCGGCGTTGAGACCGGCAGCCCGCGGATGCTCGAACTGATCAAGAAACAAATCACGGTCGAGCAAATCGAGGACGGCTTCGACTGGGCGCATCGCGCCGGAATTCTCACATCAGCCTTCATCATGATCGGAAGCCACCCCAGCGAGACCATCGAAGACCTCGACCAAACCCTGGCCCTGATAAAGCGCATCCGCCCGGACTTCGTGCTGGTCTACATCGCGGTGCCCTACCCCGGGACCGAGCTGTACCACATCATGCACGACCAGGAGCTGGTGTTCACCGAGGACTGGAACGAGTACGACATCGTGCGCACGATCCCCAAGTGGCGCACCGAAAACTTCTCGCCCGATCAACTCGTGGCCCTACAAGAGAAGCTCTACCGCAAGATCTACTTCACGCCGCGCTTTATCGCGCAAAAGCTGTTCGCGATCCGCTCATTGGACGACTTCCGCTATATGTGGGACAAGGGATTTTCGCTGCTGAGCTTCCTGGGCGACCGGCGCAAGCAGAGTAAAATCTCGGCGCCTTCCGGCGACTGACCGTTCCGCGTCAGCCGTTCCTGGAAATCTTGCGCAACAACATCAGCTCGCGAAACCCGCGCCTGATGGCGCCGGCCGATCCGCCGGTCTGAAGTCCGCTGGGCCGCGGACGGTGGGCGATCGGCACCTCGACCCAGTCCAGGCCGGCCTGCTTCCAGCGCAGGAAGATCGCGGCGTTGATCCCCGGTCCCTGGATCTGGAGCTGGTCAAGGCGCAATGCGTCGCGCGCCTGCCTGGTCATCAGCTTGAAAGCACAGTTCACGTCGCGCACCCGCACGCGCAGCAGTACGTTGACCATCGCAGTCCAAACCCTGCCGTAGAGCAACCGGTGCCAGGGGTCGGCCCGCGGGCTGCGATAGCCCACAACCACATCGACCCCTGCGCTTTGCTGCGCCGCAAGCAGCGTACCGATTTGCGCGAGGTCGAACTGCAGATCAGCGTCGGAGAACATGATCAGCTCCGAATCCGCAGCTGACAATCCGCTGATCAGCGCCGCGCCGTAGCCGCGGTTGTGCGGATGATGTACGGCCGTAATCAGCGGATCGGCCAGAGCCAGCTCGCGAATCAGCTCGGTGGAGCCGTCGTCCGAGCCATCGTCAACCAGCACCAGCCGCGCAGCGCAGCCGCAGGCCTCCAGCGCTGCGCGCGCCTGAGCCACCAGCGCCGGGAGCAACTGGACCTCGTTGTAAATCGGGAAAACAGCGCTGATATCGGCCATCGACGAATCCTAACCATCGCCCGTGCGCTTTACAAGGCGACCCCTGATCCTCCCCCCGCGTTCTTGACACCTCCAATGCGCCGTGATACTTAGCCCAAGCATCTGTTAATTGAGGGTTATATTGAGTAAGACCGTCCTGCTCGCACAGCATAGCAGCACCATTGATCAGGCCGTGCGCCTGAGCTTGGCAGGCTATGGCCTGCGCTATGTGGTGTGTAAAAGCAGTGAGCAGATCGTTTCCGCCTGCAGAAGCAATCAGCCGCACCTAGTGATCTGTGACCTGCGTTCGGGAAACGACCGCATGCTCGAGGTCTGCAATCAGCTCAAGTCCGACACCGAGCTGCAAACGATCCCGCTGATCGTACTGCAGTCCCAGGGCTCGGAGCCGTTGGAAGCGGCGGATCATCAGCTTGAAAAACCGTTTCGCGCCGAGCAATTGCGCGAGTTGGTCGAGACCTCGTTCAAGTCCGGGGAGGCCCGCGCCGACGACGCGGCAGGCCGCGACTCGATGATCTACCACCAGATCTACGACCCTGACACCGGAAATATGGTCGACGAATCGATCATTCCCAAGGAATTGGGCGGAACCTTCAGCCCGCTGTCCGGGATTGAAGCGGACTTCAACCCGACTGCGGACGCGCAGTCCCAGGAGCCTGCCGCCACGCAGCTCAATGCCGAGCAGTATCAACGACTGACCAAGGCCGTTGAAGAACAGGTATCGCAGATCATCTCCCAGTGGCTGGAAAAATACGCCGAGAAAGAGCTGCGCAAGGTCATTGTATCCAGCGCCAGGGACGTCATCGAAAGCAAGATCGACCAGTCCCTGCCCAAGCTGATCCAGGGCGTAGTCCGGCAACAACTGCTGTCCCTTAAAAATAAACGCTGACCGGGTCAACCGGTTAAACTACCGAATCACCACCCCACGTTGGGTTGACGAGGACGATGATGAGCGATAGCCGCAGCAACGAGATGGAAAAGACCTACAGCCCCGACGATCTCGAACAGCGCTGGTACGAATACTGGGAACGCATCGGCGCGTTCCGCGCCGGCGAGGGCGACGAACGCGAGGCGTTCTCGATCGTGATCCCCCCGCCCAACGTCACCGGCTCGCTGCACATGGGGCACGCGTTCAACAATACGCTGCAGGACATCCTGGCGCGCTACCACCGGATGATCGGCCACAACGTGTTGTGGATGCCCGGCACGGACCACGCGGGGATCGCCACCCAAAATGTGGTCGAGCGCCAACTGGCCGCCGAGGGCAGCTCGCGCCACGAGCTGGGCCGCGAGAAGTTCATCGAGCGCGTCTGGGAATGGAAGCAACAGTACGGCGACCGGATCATCGAACAGCTCAAGCACATGGGCTGCTCCTGCGACTGGGACCGCCTGCGGTTCACAATGGACGAGGGGCTGTCCAAAGCCGTGCGCAAGGTGTTCGTCACCCTCTATAAAGAGGGGCTGATCTATCGCGGCCAGTACCTGACCAACTGGTGCCCGCGCTGCGAAACCGCACTGAGCGACCTCGAAGTCGAGCACGAGGACCAGCAGGGCCATTTGTGGCACATCAAGTATCCGCTGGCCGACGGCAGCGGCGAATTGATCGTGGCCACCACCCGGCCCGAGACGATGTTCGGCGACACGGCGGTGGCCGTTAATCCCGCGGACGAACGCTACGCGGATTTCATCGGTAAGCAGGTGGTCCTGCCGCTGGTGGGCAAACAGATCCCGGTGATCGCCGACGACTATGTGAGCATGGAATTCGGCACCGGCGCGCTGAAGATCACCCCGGCCCACGACCCCAACGACTTTGAGATCGGCCTGCGACACAGCCTGCCGATGGTCAAGGTGATCGACGAGCGCGGAGTCATCGCCTCGGACGTGGAAGAGACCGGGCGCTACGCGGGCATGGAGCGCAACGCGGCGCGCGCCGCGGCCGTGGCCGATCTGGAGTCCCAGGGGCTGCTGCACAAGGTCGAGGACTACGCGAGCTCCGTGGGGCACTGCTACCGCTGCAAGGAAATCATTGAGCCCAACCTCTCGGTGCAGTGGTTCGTCAAGACCAAACCGTTGGCCGAGCAGGCGATCAAGGCGGTGCGCGATGGACGCACGCGGATCGTGCCCGAGCTGTGGACCAAGACCTATTACAACTGGATGGAGAACATCCGCGATTGGTGCATCAGCCGCCAGATCTGGTGGGGACACCGCATCCCCGCCTGGCGCTGCCCCGAATGCCCCGACGTGCTGCTAGTCGAAGAGATCGATCCCACGAGCTGCCCCAACTGCGGCGGCAAACTGGTCCAGGAAGAGGACGTGCTCGACACCTGGTTCTCCAGCGCGCTGTGGCCGTTCAGCACCATGGGCTGGCCCGAGCAGACCGACCTGCTCAAGACCTACTACCCCACCAGCTGCCTGGTTACGGCCTTTGACATCCTGTTCTTCTGGGTGGCGCGGATGATGATGATGGGGCTCAAATTCATGGACGACGTGCCGTTCCATGACGTGTACATCCACGCCCTGGTGCGCGACGAGCACGGTCAGAAGATGAGCAAGAGCAAGGGCAACGTAGTCGACCCGTTGGTGATCGTCGACGAGTTCGGAGCGGATTCGTTCCGCTTCACATTGGCCAGCCTAGCGGCCCAGGGCCGCGACGTCGCACTCTCCAAACAACGCATCGCCGGCTACCGCCGGTTCGCCAACAAAATCTGGAACGCCGCGCGCTTCACCCTGAGCCACCTCGAGGGCTTCGAGCGTCCCTCGCAAGCGCCCTGCCCGCAGTCGCTGCCCGACCGCTGGATCCTCTCCAAGTCGCGGCACACGGCGCAACTCGTGGGCCGGGCGATCGAGGAGTTCCGTTTCAACGACGCGGCGATGTTGACCTACGACTACATCTGGCACACGTTCTGCGACTGGTACTTGGAGCTGATCAAACCCGCGCTGTATGACGACGACGCGCCCGCGGAGCAGCGCGAGCTGACCAAGCACGTGCTGTGCACGGCGCTGGACTCCCTGCTGCGCATGCTGCATCCATTCATGCCCTTTGTCAGCGAGGATCTCTGGCAGCGACTGCCGGGCACCGGCGAGACGATCATGCTCAGCGAGTTCAACCCGCTGGGCCAGGAGCTGGTCGACGACGAGGCCGAGAGCAAGATGGATCTGGCGATCGAGGCGATCACCGCGATCCGCACGATCCGCGGCGAGATGAACATCGCCCCCTCGGTGAAAATGCAGGCCGTGGCGGTCGGCGACGAGCAGCAGCTTTCCGTGCTGCGCGGACTGGCCGACCTGGTGCGCGACCAGGCCAAGCTCGAGAGCCTGATTGTCGATCCCGCGGCCCAGCGCCCGAAGACCGCGGCCGTGGCGCCGTTGGGCTCGATCACGATCTACGTGCCGCTGGCCGGCCTGGTCGACCTCGAGGCCGAAAGCACGCGGCTCAACAAAGAGATCGACAAGGTCGATAAAGACCTCTCCAAGATCAAGGCCAAGCTGGGCAACGAGAAATTTCTCACCCGCGCGCCCGAAGAGGTGGTCCAGCTCGAGCGCGAGCGCTACGAGCAGCTCGACGCTCGAAAAGCCAAGCTCGCCGACGCGCTTGAACGCATTGAACTGATCCGCAGCGAAAGTGCGGTCTGAGCGATGTCCGGGGCGCTGAAACGTGAAATCAGTCGCGTAGTACGCCAGGCCCTACGCGAGGATTTGGGACCGGGCGACATCACCTCGCATCTGACTTTGCCACAGCGGATCGAGGGCTCGGCGCGGATCGTCGCCCGCCAGGAACTCGTGGTCTCGGGGATCAACTGCGCCGCACGCGTTTTCGAGATCGTGCCCGGCAAGGTGCACTGGGAACAGTTCGTGGAGAACGGCCAGCGGATCCAGCGCGGAACCGAATTGGCGCGGCTGCACGGTCCGGTCTACGCGCTGCTCGCGGGCGAGCGCGTGGCGCTCAACCTATTGCAGCATTTCTCAGGCATCGCCAGCACCACCGCGCGTTACGTGGCGGCGGTCAAAGGGACCCACGCCAAGATCGTGGACACGCGTAAAACCATGCCCGGTCTGCGCATGCTGCAAAAGGCCGCCGTGGTTCACGGCGGGGGCGAGAACCACCGCATGGGCCTGTACGACGCAATCCTGATCAAGGACAACCACGTCGACGCCTGCGGCCAGCTGAACTGGGCCGTGGCCATCGCGCGCTCGCGCATGGAGCAGCCGCTGCCGATCGAGGTCGAGGTGCGCACACTGAAAGAGCTCGAGATGGCGCTCGAGGCCGAGGTCGAGCAGGTCCTGCTGGACAACATGCGGCCACAGATGATCCGCCGCGCGGTTAAAATCATCCGCCGCACCCGTCCCCAGACCCTGATCGAGGCCAGCGGCGGCGTGATGCTACGCAGCGTGCGGGAAGTCGCCCTGGCCGGGGTCGACCGGATCAGCGTCGGCGCCCTGACTCACTCGTCCCAGGCGGTGGACATCGCGATGAAGTATTACGAATGAGCTGGGCCGCCGCGCTTAACCTGCTGGAGCGCGAAGACACGCTGTCCGGCGAACAGCTCGGCGAGCTGCTGGGAGTCAGCCGCGCCGCGGTTCACAAAGGCGTGACCCGTTTGCGGCGCGAAGGATATCGCATCGAGGGGACCGCGGGCCGCGGCTACCGCCTGCTTGAATCCGCATCGCCCTACTGCCAAATCGAGATCGAACGTCGGCTGCTCAAGGCCGGCTCGAACCTGCCCGTTGTTTTCCGGCGCGAGTGCGACTCGACCAACAGCCTGGCCCTGAGTCTGGAGCCCTCACAGGACTGCGTGGTGGTCGCGGACAGCCAGCGCGCCGGACACGGTAGGCGCGGACGCGATTGGGTTTCGCCCGCGGGCTGCAATATCTACCTCACACGACTGTTCGAGCGTCGTCTCAATGCCCAGAGCGCGTCCGAGCTGGTGCTGGTCGCCGGAGCCGCCTGCGCCGCGGCGCTCAATTCTCTGCCCGGAATCCAGGTCGGACTGAAATGGCCCAACGACATTTACGCCCAAGGCGCAAAGCTCGCCGGCATCCTGGTCGAGGGCGCGCTGGTGGAAACCAGCCTGGTGCGCGCGGCCGTGGGGATCGGGATCAACGTCAACATCGACCGCCGCGAGCTGACGCGCCGTATCGATCGTCCGGCCACCAGCCTGCTGGAGCTGACCGGCCGTTGCATTGCGCGCGGCGAATTGGTCGCCCAGATAGTGTTGCAACTGGATAAATGGTATGCTCAGTGGCTGAAGGCAGGTTTAAGTAAAGTATTATCCATATATAGCAAACTAGATGTTATCAAAGATAATGTTATCGAAGTTGATCTGGCTGATCGCACGTTGGAGGCCCGATCTGAAGGGATCGATCAACAGGGTCGGCTGCTGGTCGTCACAATGGATGGAGAGCAGTTGTGCCTGAACTCCGGAGAGGTGACGATTCGACCGGCAACAGGAGTGATTGATGCTGCTGGTAGTTGATGTCGGAAATTCGAACATCGTCCTCGGGATCTACCGGGACCAAGAGCTGATCGCACACTGGCGCTTGGCGACCAACGTCAAGCAGACCTGCGATGAGTACGGGATGATGCTGCTGCAGTTGATGCAGCACAGCGACCTGGACAGTAAACAGGTCGACGGCTCGATCATTTCCTGCGTGGTTCCCCCCCTGCTCCAATCGTTTGAGGCCATGGTTCGGATCTATTTCAACGTGCGGCCGCTGGTGGTCGGCCCCGGAATCAAGACCGGGATGCCGATCCTTTACGACAATCCGCGCGAGGTCGGAGCGGACCGCATTGTCAACGCGGTGGCGGCCTACGAGCGTTTCAAGCGCGCCCTGATCGTCGTGGATTTCGGCACGGCCACGACCCTCGACGCGATCAGCGAGCGCGGCGAATACCTGGGCGGGGCGATCTGTCCGGGGATTACGATCAGCATGGAGGCGCTGTTTCTTAAGGCGAGTAAGCTGCCGCGCGTAGAGCTGACCAAACCCAAACGGGTAATCGGACGCAACACGGTCAACTCGATCCAGTCCGGCATCCTCTACGGCTACGCCGGGCTGGTCGATCGACTGATCGAGCGCATGTCGCAGGAGATGGACGGCAGCCCCGTTGTCATCGCCACCGGCGGCCTGGCCGAACGAATCTCAATCGAGGCCACGCGGATTGAGCACACCGACAATATGCTGACCCTGGAGGGCCTACGGGTAATTTTCGAGCGCAATCCGTAATTCAAGCGCTACAATTGACCATCTATGTATGGTGCTTATTAACAAAATTCTCTTGACCATGCGTAATCATCGAAATAGATTATGCTTTTGACATAGCAGAAGAAAAAAGCAGCAGAAGAGACATGCCCAAAGCAGTATCCATATTCGCCGGATCGTTCAGCGATACGCACCCGGCTGCGGTCTTATTGGGGATCAACCAGCAACGGGAAAGTGGGGCGCTGTACCTAACCCGCGACAGCGTATTTAAGAAAATCTACTTCCGCATGGGCCTGCCGATGCTGGTCGAGAGTTCGCTGATTCGCGAAGGCATCATCCGGGTGCTGTGCGACGAGCAACGGATCGACAAGACGATCGTATTCGACGTTGTGTCCCGCGCCGTCGAAAACGAGCGTAAACCCGAGGAACTGATCGTCGAATCCGGCCTGATCAGCGGCCACCAGATGCAGGAACACTTGCGCACCAACATCGAGAACCGCCTGATCGAGTGGATGTGCTGGCCCGACGGCGAGTATTGGTTCGAGTTCGGCGAGGAGCCCCCGGAAAACCTGCGCGGCCTGGTGATGAGCTATAAGATCTCCGCCGCGGTTTGGAACAAAATGCACTCCGGCCTCGGGGTTCGCCGACTGGAGCACGCCCTGAAGCAGGACATGTCGAGCATCGTCAAGGTACTCAGGCCGACACAGGATATCCAGGCGGCGATGCACCTGAAGTCGGAGGAGATCCGCTTGCTGCGGATGCTCGACGGAACTCAGACCATCGAGAACCTCTCGTTGACCGAAACCATGGAGCACAAGCGCGTCCTGGCGTTGATCTTCGTGCTGGGCATGGCCGGCGTCGTTTCGATCAGCACCCCGATCGAGCATGAAGCGGCTCCGGACAACAAGCGCGACGCGGCAGACCTCGAGTTCGCAAGGCGGGTGCACCAGGAGCGCGGCCAGATCGAGGAGCGCAACTACTTCGAGATGCTGCGCATCGGACGCGATTTCGACGACGAGCAGCTTCGTCGTGCGTATTACACGCTGTCGCAGCGCTATCACGAGGACAAACTGTTCACCCGCAGCGATCCGGAGACGCGCCAGATTGCCGACTCGATATTCCAAAATCTGACCATCGCCTTCGAGACCCTGGGCGGCTACAAACGCTTCCGCGACAGCGGACGCTACGTGGCGATGATGCAGCATCACGAGGAGTTCCAATCCAGCCGCGAGAGCCGCCTGCGCAGCCTGCTGCCCTACTTCGACGCCTGCAACGCGATGACGATCGGCGATTCGACGCGGGCGCTGCAATCGATCCGGGAAGCGATCGACACCTATCCGACCGAGAGCGAGTACCACGGAATCAAGGGCGAGCTGTCGCTGCAAACCGCCAATGACAAAATCTCGCGCAAGGACGCGATCAGCGTACTTAAAAAATCGCTGTCGCTCGACGGAATGTGCGAGCGCAGCCTGCTGACCATTGCCGGAGCCATGGAATCCGACGGCAACCTCGAGGAGGCGGCCAAATACTATCGCCGATTGCTGCGCATCGATTCGGAGAACCGCAGCGTGCGCCGCACTCTGCGCGACATTATGCGCCGCCGTAAGGACAGCCTCTCCTTCCGGGTCGACGACGATCAGCGCAAAGTAATCGCCGAACTCAAGGTCGAAATCGAGGACTACCTCAAACGAATCGAGAACGCCAACCACTTCCAGATTCTCAACCTGCCGATGGATTGCGACGGCGACCAAATCAAGAACGCCTACTTCAAACTGGCCAAGAAATTCCACCCGGACCACATGCGCAACATGCCCCTCAACCGCGAGATCGAACCGCTGGCCGAGGAGCTGTTCATGCGCATCAACCAGGCCTACCAGGTGCTGATTTCCGAGCAGACCAGGCGGCTGTACGAGCGCTCGTTGCGCGTCAGCGAGCAGCAGAAGGCGATCGCCGCCAAGATCAGGGGCGGCACGCGACCCGAGGACCAGTTCAAGCAGGCGCTGATGCTGGTCAAGGACCGAGTCTGGGATCAAGCCCTCGAAGTGTTCAACAAACTCACCCAGCAGGATCCGAAGAACGCCCAGTACGTGGCCTACAAGGTCTACTGCGAGTTCATGAACCAATTCCGCAGCAGCGCGGACGGCCCGCGCACGCTGATGCGGTTTGACGAAGCCTTCCGCGAAGCGCAAGCGTTGGGACCTGATAATCCGGACGTACTCTTCCTCTGGGGCCGGATGTATCGCGTGT is from Candidatus Alcyoniella australis and encodes:
- a CDS encoding biotin--[acetyl-CoA-carboxylase] ligase, with amino-acid sequence MSWAAALNLLEREDTLSGEQLGELLGVSRAAVHKGVTRLRREGYRIEGTAGRGYRLLESASPYCQIEIERRLLKAGSNLPVVFRRECDSTNSLALSLEPSQDCVVVADSQRAGHGRRGRDWVSPAGCNIYLTRLFERRLNAQSASELVLVAGAACAAALNSLPGIQVGLKWPNDIYAQGAKLAGILVEGALVETSLVRAAVGIGINVNIDRRELTRRIDRPATSLLELTGRCIARGELVAQIVLQLDKWYAQWLKAGLSKVLSIYSKLDVIKDNVIEVDLADRTLEARSEGIDQQGRLLVVTMDGEQLCLNSGEVTIRPATGVIDAAGS
- a CDS encoding type III pantothenate kinase, producing the protein MLLVVDVGNSNIVLGIYRDQELIAHWRLATNVKQTCDEYGMMLLQLMQHSDLDSKQVDGSIISCVVPPLLQSFEAMVRIYFNVRPLVVGPGIKTGMPILYDNPREVGADRIVNAVAAYERFKRALIVVDFGTATTLDAISERGEYLGGAICPGITISMEALFLKASKLPRVELTKPKRVIGRNTVNSIQSGILYGYAGLVDRLIERMSQEMDGSPVVIATGGLAERISIEATRIEHTDNMLTLEGLRVIFERNP
- a CDS encoding DnaJ domain-containing protein — protein: MPKAVSIFAGSFSDTHPAAVLLGINQQRESGALYLTRDSVFKKIYFRMGLPMLVESSLIREGIIRVLCDEQRIDKTIVFDVVSRAVENERKPEELIVESGLISGHQMQEHLRTNIENRLIEWMCWPDGEYWFEFGEEPPENLRGLVMSYKISAAVWNKMHSGLGVRRLEHALKQDMSSIVKVLRPTQDIQAAMHLKSEEIRLLRMLDGTQTIENLSLTETMEHKRVLALIFVLGMAGVVSISTPIEHEAAPDNKRDAADLEFARRVHQERGQIEERNYFEMLRIGRDFDDEQLRRAYYTLSQRYHEDKLFTRSDPETRQIADSIFQNLTIAFETLGGYKRFRDSGRYVAMMQHHEEFQSSRESRLRSLLPYFDACNAMTIGDSTRALQSIREAIDTYPTESEYHGIKGELSLQTANDKISRKDAISVLKKSLSLDGMCERSLLTIAGAMESDGNLEEAAKYYRRLLRIDSENRSVRRTLRDIMRRRKDSLSFRVDDDQRKVIAELKVEIEDYLKRIENANHFQILNLPMDCDGDQIKNAYFKLAKKFHPDHMRNMPLNREIEPLAEELFMRINQAYQVLISEQTRRLYERSLRVSEQQKAIAAKIRGGTRPEDQFKQALMLVKDRVWDQALEVFNKLTQQDPKNAQYVAYKVYCEFMNQFRSSADGPRTLMRFDEAFREAQALGPDNPDVLFLWGRMYRVFGDLPRARMLFQKALNIDDEHIESLREMRLIKSRIDDEESSSSGLLGKLLYGRPKEESAEGKSTKTESKKEQPDDQTPWYKKKLF